One window of Scheffersomyces stipitis CBS 6054 chromosome 1, whole genome shotgun sequence genomic DNA carries:
- the SUP45 gene encoding transcriptional release factor (ERF1) (Recessive omnipotent suppressor. The wild-type gene functions in termination of translation.) yields MSQETDAEKNIEIWKVKKLIRSLEAARGNGTSMISLVIPPKGQISLTQKMLTEEYGTASNIKSRVNRLSVLSAITSTQQKLKLYNSVPRNGLVVYCGDVITDEGKEKKLNIDFEPFKPINTSLYLCDNKFHLEALSELLENDDRFGFIIMDGNGALFGAVSGNTREVLHKFTVDLPKKHGRGGQSAVRFSRLREEKRHNYIRKVAEVAVQNFITADKVNVKGLILAGSADFKTELSKSDLFDNRLQAKVIKIVDISYGGENGFNQAIELSAETLANVKFVQEKKLLNEYFDEISQDSGKFCYGIEDTLKALDLGACETVIVYENLNIIRYTLKDVEGVEVVAHANPDLADKSWQEDKKTGTDMEIIKEESFLEWLAENYKNYGANLEFVTDRSSEGAQFVQGFGGIGAMLRYKVNFEQLVDESDDDEYFDDDDDFI; encoded by the coding sequence ATGTCTCAAGAAACCGACGCTGAAAAGAACATCGAGATCTGGaaggtcaagaagttgatcagATCGCTTGAAGCGGCCAGAGGAAATGGGACGTCTATGATTTCGTTGGTGATTCCACCAAAGGGACAGATTTCACTCACACAGAAGATGTTAACTGAAGAATATGGTACCGCTTCCAATATCAAGTCGCGTGTTAATAGATTGTCGGTGTTGTCGGCAATTACCTCTACCcagcagaagttgaagttgtacaacTCAGTGCCCAGGAACGGGTTGGTTGTGTACTGTGGAGATGTGATCACTGATGAAGGtaaggaaaagaagttgaacattgACTTTGAACCTTTCAAGCCTATCAACACCTCCTTGTACTTGTGTGACAACAAATTCCATTTGGAGGCGTTGTCAGAGTTGTTAGAAAACGATGACCGGTTTGGATTTATCATCATGGACGGTAATGGAGCTTTGTTCGGTGCCGTCTCGGGAAACACGAGAGAAGTGTTGCACAAGTTCACTGTGGATTTGCCCAAGAAGCATGGTAGAGGTGGTCAGTCTGCCGTTCGTTTCTCGCGTttgagagaagaaaagagacaCAACTATATCAGAAAAGTTGCCGAAGTCGCTGTGCAAAACTTTATCACCGCCGATAAGGTCAATGTTAAAGGTTTGATTTTGGCTGGTTCGGCTGATTTCAAAACCGAGTTGTCCAAGTCTGACTTGTTTGACAACAGATTACAGGCCAAGGTGATCAAGATCGTCGATATCTCCTATGGGGGTGAAAACGGGTTCAACCAAGCTATCGAGTTGTCTGCTGAGACATTGGCCAACGTCAAGTTTGTccaggaaaagaagttgttgaatgaGTACTTTGACGAAATCTCTCAGGATTCTGGCAAGTTCTGCTACGGTATCGAAGACACCTTGAAGGCGTTGGATTTGGGAGCCTGTGAAACCGTCATTGTGTACGAAAATTTGAACATCATCCGTTACACCTTGAAGGACGTTGAAGGAGTTGAGGTCGTTGCTCACGCTAATCCAGACTTGGCTGACAAGTCGTGGCAGGAGGACAAAAAGACTGGCACTGACATGGAAATCATAAAAGAAGAGTCTTTCTTGGAATGGTTGGCTGAAAACTACAAAAACTACGGTGCTAACTTGGAGTTCGTCACTGACAGATCATCTGAGGGTGCCCAATTCGTCCAAGGTTTCGGTGGTATCGGTGCTATGTTGAGATACAAGGTCAACTTCGAACAGTTGGTCGATGAATCCGACGATGACGAATACTttgacgacgatgacgactTCATATAA